A genomic segment from Leptospira fainei serovar Hurstbridge str. BUT 6 encodes:
- a CDS encoding YgaP family membrane protein, whose protein sequence is MKINEGNLDRILRLVAGVAIIAWGFLAQSWLGAIGIIPLATGLIGWCPLYSVLHLNTCPVKKQ, encoded by the coding sequence ATGAAAATCAACGAAGGTAATCTAGATAGGATTTTACGGTTGGTTGCGGGAGTAGCCATTATTGCTTGGGGTTTCCTAGCCCAAAGTTGGTTAGGGGCCATAGGAATCATTCCGCTTGCTACCGGATTGATCGGATGGTGCCCGCTCTACTCGGTACTCCATCTAAACACATGTCCGGTTAAAAAACAGTAA
- a CDS encoding Hsp20/alpha crystallin family protein, producing MANAEVNQVKPKEGNVEHSRFLEPFQQFSREIDRSLEDLFMDFGNFKLWARPSFMKSSLPKVNLKENKDSYILEAELPGYNSKEVEIGIKGHVLTLKGEKKESHDEKKEEYHLHESTHGSFFRSFKLPESVLADKINASMKDGILTLTLPKSEDEKGQTKKIEIK from the coding sequence ATGGCAAATGCCGAAGTCAATCAAGTTAAACCGAAGGAAGGAAATGTGGAACATTCTAGATTCCTAGAACCATTCCAGCAATTCAGTCGGGAGATCGATCGATCTTTAGAGGACCTCTTTATGGATTTTGGAAATTTCAAACTTTGGGCTAGACCGTCATTCATGAAAAGCAGTCTTCCGAAAGTAAACCTTAAAGAGAATAAGGATTCTTACATTTTAGAGGCGGAACTTCCCGGATACAATTCCAAAGAAGTCGAAATCGGAATCAAAGGGCATGTCCTAACTTTAAAAGGCGAAAAGAAAGAATCGCACGATGAAAAAAAGGAAGAGTACCATCTGCATGAAAGCACACATGGAAGTTTCTTTCGTTCTTTTAAATTGCCCGAATCCGTTCTTGCCGATAAAATAAACGCGTCTATGAAAGACGGAATTCTTACTTTGACTCTGCCCAAGTCGGAAGATGAAAAAGGTCAAACGAAGAAGATCGAAATTAAATAA
- a CDS encoding cation-translocating P-type ATPase, with translation MSVVDAGKLSGLTSERAKKLLSEVGPNELPKLESSSLFRTILSVLEEPMIFLLLTCGGLYILLGKPEEAVALCIAVIAVISITIFQKNKTETALDSLRDLSIPFAVVIRDSIKSSISAKEIVPGDLVFIREGERIPADGFLVQDLNLQIDESLISGESVPVVKRSLLERTADDSDPLVEDSSRSVYASCLVVAGEGIFTVTATGSSSLVGKIGQALGKIQTLDTPLQRQAKKLTLRITIFAAVFFCLIVAGLGVRTGNWLEAFLAGLTFSMAILPEEIPIILTIYLSLGAWRISKVKVLTRTLGAIETLGAATILCVDKTGTLTENKMEVRKLYVPNSQGGSYLDCNSNMRILPEEFHSILEFSLLASKQDPFDPMEKGIRNLGILTLAGTEHLHTNWDLEKEYPLSDKLAALSYAWKQGDNQDLVIGTKGAPEAIFDLCHLDADTTANFSEIVERLSSEGLRILGVAKANIHSEKLPSQQHDFIFEFLGLVCLEDPVRREVPESISKCIGAGIKVVMITGDHLGTAKSIAKKAGIPFAESVLTGADLNSLNDEALSKRVEEVGIFSRITPDQKLRIVQAFQSNGEIVAMTGDGVNDAPALKAAHIGISMGKRGTAVAREASDIVLLDDSFSALVDAISLGRRIYDNIRKGIIYVLSVHVPIVGMSLLPAIFAIPLFLFPAHVLFLELIIDPACSLIFEGEEEEKNGMHRPPRASNDSIIDLRTGVVSLVRGLVSLIAVLFVYFYAKYQGFNQEESRTLGFICIISGNVFLILTNLSWTEPFYRRVKSISPIFYILLLFVLIFMVSTIKVEFLTRLFGFAQVKSQDAILVTIIGILSVLWWEILKSRTAALKIAKSNTVFSRNAS, from the coding sequence ATGTCAGTCGTCGACGCCGGTAAGCTCTCAGGCCTGACCTCCGAAAGAGCCAAGAAATTACTTTCGGAGGTCGGCCCCAATGAATTGCCGAAATTAGAGTCGTCTTCCCTTTTTCGGACGATCCTGTCCGTGTTGGAAGAACCGATGATTTTCCTCCTGCTGACATGCGGAGGTTTATATATACTTCTCGGCAAACCCGAAGAAGCCGTCGCTCTTTGTATCGCCGTAATAGCGGTAATTTCCATAACAATATTCCAAAAGAATAAAACAGAAACCGCGTTAGATTCGTTACGGGATCTTTCGATTCCGTTTGCAGTAGTAATTCGGGACTCGATAAAATCGTCGATTTCCGCGAAAGAAATCGTCCCGGGGGATTTGGTATTCATTCGGGAAGGGGAACGTATACCGGCTGACGGTTTTTTGGTTCAAGATCTTAATTTGCAAATAGACGAGTCCTTAATCTCGGGCGAATCAGTTCCCGTTGTTAAACGAAGCCTACTTGAGAGAACCGCTGATGATTCGGATCCCCTCGTCGAGGATTCCTCCCGATCCGTTTACGCGAGTTGCTTAGTAGTTGCAGGTGAAGGGATCTTTACAGTAACGGCGACAGGGTCTTCTTCACTAGTCGGAAAGATCGGCCAAGCTCTCGGAAAAATTCAGACCCTAGACACTCCTCTTCAAAGGCAGGCAAAAAAGCTAACTTTACGGATCACCATATTCGCGGCGGTTTTCTTTTGTCTTATCGTGGCCGGATTAGGTGTCCGAACCGGAAATTGGCTGGAGGCGTTTCTTGCAGGCTTAACGTTTTCCATGGCGATCCTGCCCGAAGAAATTCCTATTATCCTTACCATTTATTTATCTTTAGGGGCCTGGCGAATCTCGAAAGTCAAGGTCTTAACTCGAACCTTAGGGGCCATCGAAACACTGGGAGCGGCAACGATTCTTTGCGTGGATAAGACCGGAACACTTACTGAAAATAAAATGGAAGTTCGTAAATTATATGTTCCGAATTCCCAGGGCGGATCCTATCTGGATTGCAATTCAAATATGAGGATACTGCCGGAAGAATTTCATTCCATATTAGAATTTTCTTTACTAGCATCCAAACAAGATCCGTTCGATCCGATGGAAAAAGGGATCAGAAATCTAGGCATTTTGACATTGGCCGGAACGGAACATTTGCATACGAACTGGGATCTTGAGAAGGAATATCCTCTTTCCGACAAACTCGCCGCGTTAAGTTATGCCTGGAAACAAGGCGACAATCAAGATCTTGTTATAGGAACGAAAGGAGCGCCCGAAGCAATCTTCGATCTTTGCCATTTAGACGCCGATACGACTGCAAACTTTTCAGAAATCGTGGAAAGACTATCCTCGGAAGGTCTCAGAATTCTGGGAGTGGCCAAAGCTAATATACACTCCGAAAAATTGCCGTCGCAGCAGCATGATTTTATATTCGAGTTTTTAGGGTTGGTATGCCTGGAAGACCCGGTTCGACGAGAGGTGCCGGAATCGATTTCAAAGTGCATCGGAGCAGGCATAAAAGTCGTAATGATCACCGGCGATCATCTCGGAACCGCAAAAAGTATCGCAAAGAAGGCCGGAATTCCCTTCGCAGAATCCGTTTTAACCGGTGCCGACTTGAATTCTTTGAATGATGAGGCTCTTAGTAAAAGAGTCGAAGAGGTTGGAATCTTTTCTAGAATCACTCCCGATCAAAAACTGCGTATCGTTCAGGCGTTTCAGTCCAACGGAGAAATTGTCGCGATGACCGGAGACGGTGTGAATGATGCCCCTGCATTAAAGGCCGCTCATATCGGGATCTCCATGGGTAAAAGAGGAACGGCCGTCGCTCGAGAGGCCTCCGATATCGTTTTGTTAGACGACAGCTTTTCAGCATTGGTGGATGCAATCAGTCTAGGTCGCAGAATCTACGATAATATCCGAAAAGGAATTATCTATGTATTATCGGTTCACGTACCTATAGTAGGAATGTCGTTACTACCGGCAATCTTCGCTATTCCCCTATTCCTGTTCCCTGCGCATGTCCTTTTTCTGGAACTGATCATCGATCCGGCTTGTTCTTTAATTTTCGAAGGTGAAGAAGAGGAAAAGAACGGGATGCATCGACCTCCGCGAGCTTCCAACGATAGCATCATCGATCTCCGCACGGGAGTCGTTTCCCTCGTCAGAGGACTCGTGTCTTTGATTGCAGTTCTATTCGTTTATTTTTATGCAAAATACCAAGGTTTTAATCAGGAAGAAAGTAGAACGTTGGGATTCATCTGCATCATATCCGGAAACGTATTTTTAATTCTCACAAATCTCTCCTGGACGGAGCCTTTCTACCGGAGAGTAAAATCAATTTCACCCATTTTCTATATCTTACTATTGTTCGTCCTAATTTTCATGGTCTCCACGATAAAAGTCGAGTTCCTAACGAGGCTATTCGGATTCGCTCAAGTGAAATCTCAAGATGCGATATTGGTTACGATCATAGGCATTTTGAGCGTCCTATGGTGGGAAATCCTAAAGAGCAGAACCGCCGCTCTAAAAATTGCAAAATCGAATACCGTATTTTCGAGAAATGCGTCCTAA
- a CDS encoding metal-sensing transcriptional repressor translates to MKEIDVRTQLVHRIHRIKGQLEAIEKGLFDEETDCEKTLMQLKAASQALKKFGEAYMHAYMEKCFVERKGASNIRENVRKAIKTAFSL, encoded by the coding sequence ATGAAGGAAATCGACGTCCGTACGCAACTAGTTCATAGGATTCATAGAATCAAAGGTCAACTCGAAGCCATTGAAAAAGGCCTTTTTGACGAAGAGACGGATTGCGAGAAGACGCTTATGCAATTGAAAGCGGCTAGCCAGGCCTTAAAGAAGTTCGGCGAAGCTTATATGCACGCTTACATGGAGAAGTGCTTCGTAGAAAGGAAGGGGGCCTCGAATATAAGAGAGAATGTCAGAAAGGCGATCAAAACGGCCTTTTCTCTATAA